Proteins encoded within one genomic window of Amycolatopsis nigrescens CSC17Ta-90:
- a CDS encoding response regulator transcription factor yields the protein MTIRVVLADDQPLVRTALDMVITDATDVEVVGEAADGAEAVRLTTELAPDVVVMDIRMPGMDGIEATRRITTGTDVTRVVVLTTFDDDEYVYGALHAGASGFLVKAMALDDILTAIRTVATGDALIAPNVTRRLITEFVNRPTPTPPPQARQAQPTGITDREREVLTLVGKGLSNTEIAHELSISVATAKTYMTRLLAKLHARDRVQLVILAYETGLVTAPQ from the coding sequence ATGACCATCCGCGTCGTGCTCGCCGACGACCAGCCCCTGGTCCGCACCGCACTGGACATGGTGATCACCGACGCCACCGACGTCGAGGTCGTCGGCGAGGCCGCGGACGGCGCCGAAGCGGTCCGGCTGACCACGGAACTCGCCCCCGACGTCGTGGTGATGGACATCCGCATGCCCGGCATGGACGGCATCGAGGCCACCCGACGAATCACCACAGGCACCGACGTCACCCGGGTAGTCGTTCTGACCACCTTCGACGACGACGAATACGTCTACGGCGCGCTCCACGCCGGCGCGTCCGGCTTCCTCGTCAAAGCCATGGCCCTGGACGACATCCTCACCGCGATACGCACCGTCGCCACCGGAGACGCCCTGATCGCACCCAACGTCACCCGCCGACTGATCACCGAATTCGTCAACCGTCCCACACCAACGCCCCCACCACAGGCACGACAGGCACAGCCCACCGGCATCACCGACCGCGAACGCGAAGTGCTGACCCTGGTCGGCAAAGGCCTGTCCAACACCGAGATCGCCCACGAACTGTCCATCAGCGTCGCCACCGCCAAGACCTACATGACCCGGCTGCTGGCCAAACTCCACGCCCGCGACCGCGTCCAACTCGTGATCCTCGCCTACGAAACGGGACTGGTGACAGCGCCTCAGTAG
- a CDS encoding TfoX/Sxy family protein, with translation MAYDMHLADRVRELLVDSSPVTEQKMFGGLAFLIAGKIAVAASSQGGLMVRVDPARADRLLATTNAQPMEMKGRTIQGWLHIDGDDLRTEHQLDQWIAVGTATARSVPAKTNR, from the coding sequence ATGGCCTACGACATGCACCTGGCCGACCGCGTCCGGGAGCTGCTGGTGGACAGCTCGCCGGTGACCGAACAGAAGATGTTCGGAGGACTCGCCTTCCTCATCGCCGGCAAGATCGCAGTGGCCGCAAGCAGCCAAGGTGGCCTCATGGTGCGGGTCGATCCCGCACGCGCCGACCGTCTCCTCGCGACCACCAACGCGCAGCCGATGGAGATGAAAGGTCGAACGATCCAGGGCTGGCTACACATCGACGGCGACGACCTGCGCACCGAGCACCAACTCGACCAATGGATCGCCGTGGGCACAGCCACCGCCAGAAGCGTTCCCGCCAAGACCAATCGATGA
- a CDS encoding alpha/beta fold hydrolase: MTTQQPAGERPSWVDDELFPFTSRFVDIDGHTIHYVDEGSGPTLLLLHGNPTWSFEYRDVIRTLREEFRCIALDYPGFGLSSPRPGYRYLPEEHAQVVTAFVDSLALSGITLVAHDWGGPIGLATVQQRHAAFEGLVLANTWAWPIRDLHIKAISHLFGNPLGRVLVRRLNLFVNAMIPVGYGRRKPTAAEMAHYRKPPTIPDASAVLPGRITASRDFLADIEVRLPDLASLPTLIVWGDADFAFRAKERRRWEQTFADHHTVIIEGAGHFVQSDAPEEFAAAIGGWRFAPGGQRTPPAHGNTES; encoded by the coding sequence ATGACGACGCAACAGCCCGCAGGTGAACGTCCATCGTGGGTCGACGACGAGCTGTTCCCCTTCACGAGCCGCTTCGTCGACATCGACGGGCACACCATCCACTACGTCGACGAAGGATCGGGCCCGACGCTGCTGCTACTGCACGGCAACCCGACTTGGTCGTTCGAGTACCGCGACGTCATCCGAACCCTGCGGGAGGAGTTCCGGTGTATCGCCCTCGACTACCCCGGCTTCGGGCTGTCCTCGCCCCGCCCCGGCTACCGGTACCTGCCCGAAGAGCACGCCCAGGTCGTCACCGCCTTCGTCGATAGCCTGGCCTTGAGCGGCATCACCCTGGTTGCCCATGACTGGGGCGGCCCCATCGGCCTCGCCACCGTCCAGCAGCGGCACGCCGCTTTCGAGGGCCTGGTGCTGGCCAACACCTGGGCCTGGCCGATCCGGGACCTCCACATCAAGGCTATCTCCCACCTGTTCGGCAACCCCCTGGGGCGTGTGCTGGTCAGGCGACTAAACCTGTTCGTCAACGCGATGATCCCGGTCGGATACGGGCGGCGTAAGCCGACCGCCGCCGAAATGGCCCACTACCGAAAGCCGCCCACCATCCCAGACGCGTCGGCCGTACTTCCCGGGCGAATCACCGCCAGCCGCGACTTCCTCGCCGACATCGAGGTCAGGCTCCCCGACCTCGCGTCGCTCCCGACGCTCATCGTGTGGGGCGACGCCGACTTTGCCTTCCGGGCCAAGGAACGACGGCGTTGGGAGCAGACCTTCGCCGACCACCACACCGTCATCATCGAAGGCGCCGGTCACTTCGTGCAGTCCGACGCTCCCGAGGAGTTCGCGGCGGCGATCGGCGGCTGGCGGTTCGCGCCCGGCGGGCAGCGCACACCCCCGGCACACGGGAATACGGAGTCGTAA